The following proteins are co-located in the Bacillus pumilus genome:
- a CDS encoding Rap family tetratricopeptide repeat protein, protein MAHKIPSSEVGVKINQWYTHICKFEVEQANDMKRLVEEEIHEMEEDQDLLLYYSLMDFRHQMMLQHLTPVHAGSETLQAVSFPKEIEDAEDEMTGLLGYYFHFFHGMYAFIQRRYIEAISYYKHAEHQLILVTDEIEKAEFYYKIAEVYYHMKQTYFSMHYAKKARDIYKKHQLYGKRSIQCDFVMAGNWIDVNQHQKALPYLEKALKVCEAMERQECTSYFKAMALNNLGTCHYSMGTYHTATVFFEQAISLYQKDQAATMIKSLFSLALTCFKLGHMERASEAITKGMNQACLLEDEIYQLKFQFLQALYIEKDSGDQLRSALFGLRSKKMFADLEELALDAANYYKERDMYKESSTFFEIVIEARTHIQKGDEMYENEA, encoded by the coding sequence ATGGCACACAAAATACCATCTTCCGAAGTAGGTGTAAAGATCAATCAATGGTACACGCATATTTGCAAATTTGAAGTGGAACAGGCAAACGACATGAAGCGCCTTGTTGAAGAAGAAATTCATGAGATGGAAGAGGATCAAGATTTATTACTTTATTATTCTCTAATGGATTTTCGCCATCAAATGATGCTTCAGCACTTAACGCCAGTCCATGCAGGGAGTGAAACGCTTCAAGCTGTGTCCTTTCCTAAAGAAATTGAAGATGCAGAAGATGAGATGACAGGCTTACTAGGCTATTACTTTCATTTTTTCCATGGGATGTATGCGTTTATCCAGCGCCGATATATCGAGGCCATTTCATATTACAAGCATGCGGAACATCAACTGATCTTGGTGACAGATGAAATCGAAAAAGCGGAATTTTACTATAAAATCGCTGAAGTATACTATCATATGAAACAAACCTATTTCTCTATGCACTATGCCAAAAAAGCGAGAGACATCTATAAGAAACATCAGCTTTATGGAAAAAGAAGCATTCAATGTGATTTTGTGATGGCAGGTAATTGGATTGATGTAAATCAGCACCAAAAAGCGCTTCCTTATTTAGAAAAAGCGTTAAAGGTCTGTGAAGCGATGGAAAGACAAGAATGCACGTCTTATTTTAAAGCGATGGCTCTTAATAACTTAGGAACTTGTCATTATAGCATGGGCACGTACCATACAGCGACTGTTTTTTTTGAACAAGCCATTTCGCTTTATCAAAAAGACCAAGCAGCCACGATGATAAAATCATTGTTTTCACTTGCTCTTACTTGTTTTAAACTCGGACATATGGAGCGAGCGAGTGAAGCCATAACCAAAGGAATGAATCAGGCTTGTTTATTGGAAGATGAGATTTATCAGTTGAAATTCCAATTTTTGCAGGCGCTCTATATAGAGAAAGACAGCGGTGATCAATTGAGATCGGCACTTTTTGGTCTAAGAAGCAAAAAAATGTTTGCTGATTTAGAGGAATTAGCACTTGATGCGGCTAATTATTATAAGGAACGCGACATGTACAAGGAATCTTCCACTTTTTTTGAAATTGTGATCGAAGCGCGTACGCACATTCAAAAAGGAGATGAGATGTATGAGAACGAAGCATAA
- the erbA gene encoding SMR family multidrug efflux transporter EbrA, with protein MILGYLFLAVAIFSEAIGAAMLKLSNGFTRFKPSAVVVAFYTLAFYMLSLTLNIIPLSMSYATWSGVGTVLTAFFGVLFFKETLNQRAIIGMAMLVLGVVLLNIS; from the coding sequence ATGATCCTCGGATATCTTTTTTTAGCAGTTGCCATTTTTTCAGAAGCAATTGGGGCCGCGATGTTAAAACTATCAAATGGCTTTACGCGCTTTAAACCTAGCGCTGTCGTTGTCGCTTTCTATACACTTGCTTTTTATATGCTGTCATTAACACTTAACATCATTCCACTTAGCATGTCGTACGCAACATGGTCTGGGGTTGGTACCGTCCTCACGGCTTTTTTTGGCGTGCTCTTTTTTAAAGAAACCTTGAACCAGAGAGCAATCATTGGAATGGCTATGCTTGTCTTAGGGGTCGTACTTTTAAATATATCATAA
- the nrdI gene encoding class Ib ribonucleoside-diphosphate reductase assembly flavoprotein NrdI has protein sequence MIQIVFDSKTGNVQRFLDKTPFTDKQKLTGEEFLDTPFILVTFTTGFGQVPSTTQSFLEKNAHLLLGVAVSGNKVWGDNFAKSADTISKQYQVPILHTFELSGTKRDVELFTQEVERIVTKSGSKVDTIK, from the coding sequence TTGATTCAAATCGTATTTGATTCAAAAACAGGAAATGTTCAACGCTTTTTGGACAAGACCCCTTTTACAGACAAACAAAAATTGACTGGAGAAGAGTTTTTGGATACGCCGTTTATTCTCGTCACCTTTACGACAGGATTTGGACAAGTCCCTAGTACCACTCAGTCCTTTTTAGAGAAAAATGCTCACCTTTTACTAGGTGTAGCGGTGAGTGGCAACAAAGTGTGGGGAGATAATTTTGCAAAAAGCGCCGATACGATTTCTAAACAATATCAAGTTCCTATTTTGCACACCTTTGAACTAAGCGGAACAAAAAGGGATGTTGAATTGTTTACACAGGAGGTAGAAAGAATTGTCACAAAATCAGGTTCCAAAGTGGATACAATTAAATAA
- a CDS encoding poly-gamma-glutamate hydrolase family protein — MKKFFALLLLLAIGWGVYYTMQAQEHDEPFSSGGEDESGSNDIYRNFKELEENESTSSYQITANPVPGSRLLVMSPHGGRIEGGVSEIVHFFDNDFSTYLFEGLRENASELHITSTNFDEPIGVAQAKAHDYVLAVHGYRGEEGIDHTLVGGTDYDRAEKIVNSLERNGFSAELAVAHASLSGTSNHNINNLTKTGQSVQLEISRSQREALFDSFDFRRRSSTKNEAFYRYVRAIRTVLDEEYT, encoded by the coding sequence ATGAAGAAGTTTTTTGCTTTGCTTCTCCTGCTTGCGATCGGATGGGGCGTTTATTATACCATGCAAGCACAGGAACATGATGAGCCATTTTCATCAGGTGGGGAAGACGAAAGCGGTTCAAATGATATTTATCGCAATTTTAAAGAACTGGAAGAGAACGAATCAACTAGCAGCTATCAAATTACAGCCAACCCAGTGCCTGGCAGCCGTCTTCTTGTGATGTCACCCCATGGCGGGAGAATTGAAGGCGGCGTTAGCGAGATCGTCCATTTTTTTGATAACGATTTTTCTACGTATTTATTTGAAGGTTTAAGAGAGAATGCGTCAGAACTTCATATTACTAGCACAAACTTTGATGAACCTATCGGAGTCGCACAGGCAAAAGCACATGATTATGTATTAGCAGTGCACGGCTATAGAGGTGAGGAAGGAATTGACCATACTCTTGTAGGCGGAACCGATTACGACCGTGCAGAGAAAATTGTGAACTCATTAGAGCGGAATGGATTTTCTGCTGAACTTGCTGTTGCACACGCATCCCTAAGCGGAACGAGCAATCATAATATTAATAATCTTACAAAAACAGGGCAAAGTGTGCAGCTTGAGATCAGTAGAAGTCAACGTGAAGCTTTATTTGACAGTTTCGATTTTCGGAGGCGGTCGAGTACGAAAAATGAAGCGTTCTACCGTTATGTGAGGGCGATTCGAACGGTGCTGGATGAAGAATATACATAA
- a CDS encoding TetR/AcrR family transcriptional regulator — MSKTKKEQIFEAAARTILKEGLSQLTLQQVAEHANMTKAGLLYHFSSKEELIQKMNEHAIVCFRQQLESYQETCKNEKAPYVRAYILATLNDLDMQNTTQLCTSMLATMSFDEALLNPWRDFYAEFKEKAAEEINDPALSQLIRLACDGIWFSEMFQLEPLNREEKTLLLHRILHILEEG, encoded by the coding sequence ATGTCTAAAACCAAAAAAGAACAAATTTTTGAGGCAGCTGCTCGTACGATTTTAAAAGAAGGATTAAGTCAGCTGACCCTTCAGCAGGTAGCAGAGCATGCAAATATGACCAAAGCCGGCCTGCTTTATCATTTTTCAAGCAAGGAAGAGCTCATCCAAAAAATGAATGAGCACGCGATCGTCTGCTTTCGTCAGCAGCTCGAGTCGTATCAGGAAACATGCAAAAACGAAAAGGCTCCTTATGTACGTGCATATATTTTGGCGACATTAAATGATCTTGATATGCAAAATACGACCCAGTTATGTACAAGCATGCTGGCCACTATGTCATTTGATGAAGCGTTATTGAACCCTTGGCGTGATTTTTATGCGGAGTTCAAAGAGAAAGCAGCAGAGGAAATAAACGATCCTGCGCTGAGCCAGCTGATCCGCCTTGCATGTGATGGGATATGGTTTTCAGAGATGTTTCAGCTTGAACCACTGAACCGAGAGGAAAAAACCCTTTTACTTCATCGGATTTTACACATATTAGAGGAGGGATGA
- a CDS encoding spore coat protein — translation MNYFETPPFIQEDMRRPFGFGRPGFGFGRPGFGYGRPGFFGPPFLGGFAGGLLAGSLLAPGYGYPYPPPYPPYGPYPYY, via the coding sequence ATGAATTATTTTGAAACACCGCCGTTTATTCAAGAAGACATGAGAAGACCTTTTGGATTTGGACGCCCTGGCTTTGGGTTTGGAAGACCTGGCTTCGGTTATGGGAGACCTGGATTTTTTGGACCTCCATTTTTAGGTGGTTTTGCCGGAGGACTACTTGCTGGATCCCTTCTCGCTCCAGGATATGGATATCCTTATCCACCGCCATATCCGCCATATGGACCATACCCTTATTATTAA
- the hfq gene encoding RNA chaperone Hfq gives MKPINIQDQFLNQIRKDNTFVTVFLLNGFQLRGQVKGFDNFTVLLETEGKQQLIYKHAISTFAPQKNVNLELE, from the coding sequence ATGAAACCGATTAATATTCAGGACCAATTTTTGAATCAGATCCGCAAAGACAATACATTTGTCACCGTATTTTTACTGAATGGCTTTCAGCTTCGCGGTCAAGTGAAAGGATTTGACAATTTTACAGTGCTGCTTGAGACAGAAGGGAAGCAGCAGCTTATTTATAAACACGCCATTTCTACATTTGCACCTCAAAAAAATGTAAATTTAGAATTAGAATAG
- a CDS encoding poly-gamma-glutamate hydrolase family protein → MKRLLISGFIFLILCALLMVKCSHSVQEKKEQKQHQEEVEKYKKERKKGDQYESFKQLIRHERDGYEIEFHEKGGSDLLVFSPHGGEIEPGTSEIVEAFQERYSTYLFEGTKKDNNRDLHITSTKFDEPILVQMIKTYPFSISIHGYKSDKRHTLVGGTNPEMQRAVVRELKDRGFSAEMVQEGERLSGTDPKNINNRNASGESVQLEISTAQREAFFDNFDTRKGKKKAFRRYISALKEVLREFDPSS, encoded by the coding sequence ATGAAAAGGCTACTTATAAGTGGATTCATCTTTCTGATCCTGTGTGCTCTTTTAATGGTGAAATGCAGCCATTCCGTTCAAGAAAAAAAAGAGCAAAAACAACATCAAGAAGAAGTAGAAAAGTATAAGAAAGAGCGAAAAAAAGGTGATCAATATGAAAGTTTTAAACAGCTCATACGACATGAAAGGGACGGCTATGAGATAGAATTTCACGAAAAGGGTGGTAGTGATTTACTCGTATTTTCTCCTCATGGAGGTGAAATTGAACCAGGAACAAGTGAAATTGTAGAAGCATTTCAAGAAAGGTACTCTACGTATTTGTTTGAAGGTACAAAAAAAGACAATAATCGAGACTTGCATATCACGAGTACAAAATTTGATGAACCCATTTTGGTTCAAATGATTAAAACGTATCCCTTTTCAATTTCCATCCACGGCTATAAAAGTGATAAAAGGCATACGCTAGTTGGCGGGACAAATCCAGAAATGCAAAGAGCTGTTGTACGAGAATTAAAAGATCGTGGCTTTTCCGCAGAAATGGTGCAAGAGGGGGAACGGCTTTCAGGAACAGATCCCAAAAATATTAATAATCGAAATGCAAGTGGTGAAAGTGTTCAGCTAGAAATTAGTACGGCGCAGAGAGAAGCCTTTTTCGATAATTTTGATACGAGAAAAGGAAAGAAAAAAGCATTCAGACGTTATATCAGTGCTTTAAAAGAAGTATTAAGAGAATTTGACCCATCTTCGTAG
- the nrdE gene encoding class 1b ribonucleoside-diphosphate reductase subunit alpha, whose product MSQNQVPKWIQLNNEIMIQKEGKFQFDKDKEAVHSYFVDYINQNTVFFHNLEEKIDYLIENDYYEEEFLRQYSMADIKEVFEAAYAKKFRFPSFMSAFKFYNDYALKTNDKKKILERYEDRISVVALFFAGGDKEKALEFVELMINQEYQPSTPTFLNAGRKRRGELVSCFLLEVNDSLNDISRAIDISMQLSKLGGGVSLNLSKLRAKGEAIKDVENATKGVVGVMKLLDNAFRYADQMGQRQGSGSAYLNIFHRDINDFLDTKKISADEDVRVKTLSIGVVIPDKFIELAREDKTAYTFYPHTVYKEYGQHLDEMDMEEMYDELVENPKVKKEKVNPRKLLEKLAVLRSESGYPYIMFQDNVNREHALNHISRVKFSNLCSEVLQASEVSSYTDYDQEDEIGLDISCNLGSLNIMNVMKNKSIEKTVKLATDSLTLVSETTDIRNAPAVRKANKAMKSIGLGAMNLHGYLAQNQMAYESEEARDFANTFFMMVNYYSIKRSSELAKEKGETFHRYEGSGYATGEYFNKYVENDFTPKTEKAAALFEGMHIPTKEDWAALKEFVAENGMYHSYRLCIAPTGSISYVQSATASVMPIMERIEERTYGNSKTYYPMPGLSAQNWFFYKEAYDMDMFKVVDMIATIQQHVDQGISFTLFLKDTMTTRDLNRIDLYAHHKGIKTLYYARTKDTGQEGCLSCVV is encoded by the coding sequence TTGTCACAAAATCAGGTTCCAAAGTGGATACAATTAAATAACGAGATTATGATTCAAAAAGAAGGAAAGTTTCAGTTCGATAAGGACAAAGAAGCTGTACATAGTTATTTCGTAGATTATATTAATCAAAACACGGTCTTCTTTCACAACTTAGAAGAGAAGATTGATTACTTAATAGAAAACGACTACTATGAGGAAGAATTTTTAAGGCAATACAGCATGGCAGATATTAAAGAAGTATTTGAAGCTGCATATGCCAAAAAATTTAGATTCCCATCATTTATGAGTGCGTTTAAGTTTTACAATGATTATGCACTGAAAACAAATGATAAAAAGAAAATCCTTGAACGCTATGAAGACCGCATTTCAGTTGTGGCTCTTTTCTTCGCGGGCGGAGACAAAGAAAAAGCACTTGAGTTTGTAGAACTAATGATCAACCAAGAATATCAGCCAAGTACTCCAACATTCTTAAACGCTGGACGTAAAAGACGCGGTGAGCTTGTGAGCTGCTTCTTGCTTGAAGTGAATGACTCTTTAAACGATATTTCAAGAGCGATTGATATTTCCATGCAGCTTTCGAAACTAGGCGGCGGCGTCAGTTTGAACCTGTCAAAACTTCGTGCGAAAGGCGAAGCAATCAAAGATGTAGAAAACGCGACAAAAGGTGTCGTAGGCGTGATGAAGCTTCTTGATAATGCATTCAGGTATGCAGATCAAATGGGACAAAGACAGGGGTCAGGCAGTGCCTACCTCAATATTTTCCACAGAGATATCAATGATTTCTTAGATACGAAAAAAATCTCTGCTGATGAAGATGTTCGTGTGAAAACACTTTCCATTGGTGTTGTCATCCCAGACAAATTTATCGAGCTTGCAAGAGAAGATAAAACAGCTTACACTTTCTATCCGCACACAGTCTATAAAGAATATGGACAGCATCTTGATGAGATGGACATGGAAGAAATGTATGACGAGCTTGTGGAAAACCCGAAAGTCAAAAAAGAAAAAGTCAATCCGAGAAAACTTCTTGAAAAATTGGCTGTTCTGCGCTCAGAATCAGGCTATCCATATATCATGTTCCAAGATAATGTGAATAGAGAGCATGCGCTGAACCATATTTCACGTGTGAAATTCTCAAACCTTTGCTCAGAAGTGCTTCAGGCTTCAGAGGTATCTTCTTACACGGACTATGATCAAGAAGATGAGATCGGTCTGGATATTTCTTGTAACCTTGGTTCATTAAATATCATGAATGTCATGAAAAACAAATCAATTGAAAAAACAGTCAAGCTTGCAACAGACTCGTTAACGCTTGTATCTGAAACAACGGATATTCGCAATGCACCGGCTGTTAGAAAAGCAAACAAAGCAATGAAATCAATTGGGCTTGGCGCAATGAACCTTCACGGGTATTTAGCTCAAAATCAAATGGCATATGAAAGTGAAGAAGCAAGAGATTTCGCTAATACGTTCTTTATGATGGTGAACTATTACTCGATTAAACGCTCAAGTGAGCTTGCAAAAGAAAAAGGAGAAACATTCCACCGTTATGAGGGTTCTGGCTATGCAACTGGTGAGTACTTTAATAAATACGTGGAGAATGATTTCACACCAAAAACAGAAAAAGCGGCAGCACTATTTGAAGGCATGCACATTCCAACAAAAGAAGACTGGGCAGCACTTAAAGAATTTGTAGCGGAAAATGGGATGTACCATAGCTATAGATTATGTATTGCACCAACAGGTTCGATTTCTTATGTTCAATCGGCAACAGCATCTGTTATGCCAATTATGGAACGTATCGAAGAAAGAACATATGGCAACAGCAAAACATATTACCCAATGCCAGGTCTTTCAGCGCAAAACTGGTTCTTCTATAAAGAAGCGTACGATATGGACATGTTTAAAGTGGTCGATATGATCGCAACGATTCAGCAGCACGTCGATCAAGGAATCAGCTTTACATTATTCCTAAAAGATACGATGACAACGCGTGACTTAAACCGCATTGATCTTTATGCACACCATAAAGGCATTAAGACACTTTATTATGCAAGAACGAAGGATACAGGGCAGGAAGGCTGTCTTTCTTGTGTTGTTTGA
- the erbB gene encoding SMR family multidrug efflux transporter EbrB, giving the protein MKGMLYLTGAILTEVFGSTMLKLSQGFTQVLPSIGVLIGFGCAFTFLSLALKTIELSSAYATWSGVGTALTALVGLVLFNETIHMKGFIGLALVICGVIVLNQSKKQKEENKEQMDQTEWTS; this is encoded by the coding sequence ATGAAAGGAATGCTCTATTTAACAGGGGCCATTTTGACGGAGGTTTTTGGCAGTACGATGCTGAAGCTTTCGCAAGGTTTTACACAAGTGCTGCCGAGTATTGGGGTGCTGATCGGATTTGGATGTGCCTTTACTTTTCTTAGTTTGGCACTTAAAACAATTGAGCTCTCATCCGCCTATGCCACATGGTCTGGCGTCGGAACAGCACTCACCGCTCTTGTAGGGCTCGTGTTGTTTAACGAAACCATTCATATGAAAGGCTTCATCGGTCTTGCACTCGTGATATGCGGTGTGATTGTCTTAAATCAGTCCAAGAAACAAAAGGAAGAAAACAAAGAACAAATGGATCAAACCGAATGGACGTCATAA
- a CDS encoding OsmC family protein codes for MARHHFHLQANWPGLRNDVGTITCEQLKTKISIPKEMDGPGIGTNPDEMLLGAAATCYIITLAAMMERSQLEKEDLSMSSEAVVDVTNGVFTYEKIIHRPVIILKESASTYDIELARKLAHKAESSCMISRAVQGNVDISLEETIQVGR; via the coding sequence ATGGCGCGTCATCATTTTCATCTTCAGGCAAACTGGCCTGGTCTGCGTAACGATGTTGGTACAATTACATGTGAGCAATTAAAAACGAAGATTTCGATTCCAAAAGAAATGGACGGCCCGGGCATCGGAACAAATCCAGATGAGATGCTCTTAGGTGCAGCGGCCACGTGTTATATCATTACACTTGCCGCCATGATGGAGCGGAGTCAATTAGAGAAAGAGGATCTATCGATGAGCTCTGAGGCCGTCGTAGATGTGACAAATGGTGTGTTTACATATGAGAAAATCATTCATCGACCTGTCATTATCCTCAAAGAGTCCGCTTCCACGTATGATATTGAACTAGCTCGTAAGCTTGCACATAAAGCCGAAAGCTCATGTATGATCTCAAGAGCTGTTCAGGGAAATGTGGACATTTCCTTAGAAGAAACCATTCAAGTCGGCCGTTAA
- a CDS encoding S8 family peptidase, producing the protein MFGFSMVQMVRTHASKLDQPLRETVLHLYKPFKWTPCFLHRFFEGRLKKKKKLRVIIEFKEDAVEAGIQSTKQLMKKNRKTKIKQHFTHIDCCAADLTPAALEELLANGEHIRKIYLDRQVHTLLDVATQASHADQVIRNGTTLTGEGMTVAVIDTGIYPHEDLDGRIRGFVDLVKQKTKPYDDNGHGTHCAGDVAGDGAASDGLYKGPAPKANLIGVKVLNKQGAGSLSTIIEGVEWCIQFNEDHPNDPIHIMSMSLGGDAQRYDDEEDDPMVRAVNAAWDQGIVVCVAAGNSGPNSQTIASPAVSQKVITVGAYDDRNTPESSDDVVAPFSSRGPTVYGEAKPDILAPGVNIVSLRSPRSFLDKLDKSSRVDDDYTKLSGTSMATPICAGICALLLEHSPDLTPDDVKALLIENTSKWSGDDPMIYGAGAIDAEKAIKE; encoded by the coding sequence ATGTTTGGATTTTCCATGGTGCAAATGGTCAGAACGCATGCTAGTAAACTGGATCAGCCGTTAAGAGAAACCGTCCTTCACCTTTATAAACCCTTTAAGTGGACGCCTTGTTTTCTTCATCGCTTTTTTGAAGGAAGATTAAAGAAGAAAAAGAAGCTTCGTGTGATCATTGAATTTAAGGAGGATGCAGTCGAAGCAGGTATTCAAAGCACAAAGCAGCTAATGAAAAAAAATAGAAAAACAAAGATAAAACAGCACTTTACCCACATCGATTGCTGCGCAGCTGATTTGACACCTGCTGCTTTAGAGGAACTGTTAGCGAATGGGGAGCATATTCGAAAGATTTATTTAGACCGACAAGTTCATACGCTGCTCGATGTCGCAACACAAGCAAGTCATGCTGACCAAGTCATCCGAAATGGCACGACATTAACCGGTGAAGGCATGACGGTGGCTGTCATTGACACAGGGATTTATCCGCATGAAGATTTAGATGGACGGATTCGCGGATTTGTGGATTTAGTCAAACAAAAAACGAAGCCTTATGACGATAACGGGCACGGTACTCACTGCGCTGGAGATGTGGCTGGAGACGGAGCCGCATCAGACGGCTTATACAAGGGACCTGCCCCAAAAGCAAATCTCATTGGCGTGAAAGTGTTAAATAAACAAGGCGCTGGATCACTTTCTACTATTATAGAAGGTGTTGAGTGGTGCATACAGTTCAACGAAGATCATCCCAATGATCCAATTCATATTATGAGTATGTCACTAGGCGGAGATGCTCAGCGTTATGATGATGAAGAAGATGATCCGATGGTGCGCGCTGTCAATGCTGCTTGGGATCAAGGCATTGTTGTCTGCGTCGCTGCTGGAAACTCTGGTCCTAACAGTCAAACGATTGCGAGCCCGGCTGTCAGTCAAAAAGTCATTACGGTCGGCGCCTATGATGACCGGAATACACCAGAATCAAGTGACGATGTCGTGGCACCATTTTCGAGCAGAGGCCCAACTGTATATGGTGAAGCAAAGCCAGATATCCTTGCACCAGGAGTCAACATCGTATCTCTCAGATCACCAAGATCCTTTTTGGATAAACTAGATAAATCAAGCAGAGTCGATGATGATTATACAAAGCTATCTGGCACATCAATGGCAACACCGATTTGCGCCGGTATTTGCGCTCTTCTTTTAGAGCATTCCCCGGATTTAACACCTGATGATGTCAAAGCCCTATTAATAGAAAATACAAGCAAGTGGTCTGGAGATGATCCAATGATTTATGGAGCAGGTGCCATTGACGCAGAGAAAGCGATAAAAGAATAA
- a CDS encoding YmzC family protein, which translates to MENAELELRRIRVILLLIGIVVLFGSCAISNIETRQESWHNHSYQNDNGNIEGLLQSAVALKNNHFAVVKDDEVHVYRFDEKEGELTLVKTEYIDEWDEEYDDGLDEE; encoded by the coding sequence ATGGAAAATGCAGAACTTGAATTAAGAAGGATTAGAGTGATACTCCTTTTGATTGGAATCGTTGTCTTATTTGGATCGTGTGCCATTTCAAACATTGAAACGAGACAGGAAAGCTGGCATAACCATTCTTATCAAAATGATAATGGAAATATAGAAGGCCTTTTACAATCAGCTGTTGCGCTAAAAAATAATCACTTTGCTGTTGTTAAGGATGATGAAGTACATGTGTACCGGTTTGATGAAAAAGAAGGGGAGCTGACCCTCGTTAAAACGGAATACATAGATGAATGGGACGAAGAATATGATGATGGGCTTGATGAAGAGTAA
- a CDS encoding YmaF family protein: protein MGLYPSDWAKCPPHAHAYKARTDVTEEHYHLIEGISQPVNGSSTDKHTHYYRGVTSFERGHFHRYYGITGPAIPRADGTHYHEIQEVTYSAYTDPVPIPYGGVVYSPDEERPTHTHRLKGKTYEVVGNEPLGW, encoded by the coding sequence ATGGGCCTGTATCCATCTGATTGGGCAAAATGTCCGCCGCATGCTCATGCATATAAAGCACGTACGGATGTAACAGAAGAGCATTATCATTTAATAGAAGGGATCTCTCAGCCTGTAAATGGAAGCAGTACTGACAAGCATACGCATTACTATCGAGGGGTCACTTCTTTTGAAAGGGGTCATTTTCACAGATACTATGGCATCACAGGACCTGCTATCCCAAGAGCCGATGGCACACATTATCACGAAATTCAGGAAGTCACATATTCTGCTTATACAGATCCTGTCCCCATCCCATACGGAGGTGTCGTCTATAGTCCAGATGAAGAGAGGCCAACGCATACCCATCGTTTAAAAGGAAAAACATATGAAGTGGTTGGAAATGAACCACTCGGCTGGTGA
- the miaA gene encoding tRNA (adenosine(37)-N6)-dimethylallyltransferase MiaA: MKKAKQPVIVLVGPTAVGKTKLSIDIAKAFNGEIISGDSMQVYKGMDIGTAKITPEEMDGVPHHLIDMKQPDESFSTAEFQQLVRLKIKEIAGRGKTPMIVGGTGLYIQSVLYDYTFTEEKSDPAFREEMTLFEQQHGPLRLHEKLKAVDPDAAKAIHPNNVRRVIRALEVIHTTGQKMSEMQNGHQEVPLYDTAFIGLKMERELLYERIHQRIDMMLDEGLMEEVRALYQSGLKDCQSVQAIGYKELYAYFQGDCSLNEAIRQLKQNSRRYAKRQFTWFRNKMDVTWFDMTPPCHFSDKKEEIFAYIAGKLGLKAKL; the protein is encoded by the coding sequence ATGAAAAAAGCGAAACAACCAGTGATTGTGTTAGTAGGACCGACGGCTGTCGGCAAAACAAAGCTGAGCATTGATATAGCCAAAGCATTTAATGGAGAGATCATCAGCGGAGATTCTATGCAGGTTTATAAAGGAATGGATATTGGAACAGCGAAAATCACCCCTGAAGAAATGGATGGCGTCCCGCACCATCTAATTGATATGAAACAGCCGGATGAATCGTTTTCTACAGCTGAATTTCAGCAGCTTGTCCGTTTGAAAATCAAAGAGATTGCGGGTAGAGGAAAAACGCCAATGATTGTCGGCGGAACAGGTCTGTATATTCAATCTGTTTTATATGATTACACATTTACCGAAGAGAAAAGTGACCCCGCCTTTAGAGAGGAAATGACGCTGTTTGAACAGCAGCATGGGCCGCTTCGGCTGCATGAAAAGCTAAAGGCAGTAGATCCTGACGCTGCAAAAGCGATCCATCCGAATAACGTCCGCCGTGTGATCCGGGCGCTAGAGGTGATACATACAACCGGTCAAAAAATGTCTGAGATGCAAAACGGGCATCAGGAAGTTCCTCTTTACGACACAGCCTTCATTGGGCTGAAAATGGAGCGAGAGCTTTTGTACGAGCGCATTCATCAAAGAATTGATATGATGTTAGATGAGGGCTTAATGGAAGAAGTGAGAGCGCTATATCAATCTGGTTTGAAGGATTGTCAGTCTGTTCAAGCGATTGGTTATAAAGAACTGTATGCCTATTTTCAAGGTGACTGCTCTCTTAATGAAGCCATCCGGCAATTAAAGCAAAATTCCCGGCGATATGCGAAGCGTCAGTTTACGTGGTTCCGTAATAAAATGGATGTCACCTGGTTTGATATGACACCACCTTGCCACTTTTCAGACAAAAAAGAGGAAATTTTCGCATATATAGCAGGAAAGCTTGGACTTAAAGCGAAACTGTAG